From a region of the Thermoflexus hugenholtzii JAD2 genome:
- the rfbB gene encoding dTDP-glucose 4,6-dehydratase encodes MRRLMVTGGAGFIGSNFVRWTLETYPDAYVLVYDKLTYAGNLDNLKDVAERFQGRYAFIRGDICDARAVREAIRAHRIEAIVNFAAESHVDRSLMEPGSFVQTDVFGTYVLLEAARAFGLRYHQVSTDEVYGEVLEGASTERDPLMPRSPYSASKAGADLLCLAYFTSFGVPVTITRGSNNIGPYQYPEKFVPLCITNAIDDEPLPVYGDGQQMRDYQYVLDHCEGIDLVLRRGQPGEVYNLGTGISTPNLEVAKRILDLLGKPYSLIRLVPDRPGHDRRYALDISKIVALGWRSRHTLDEALEKTVRWYVENEWWWRKIKSGEYREYYRRQYAERLARSRPAFSG; translated from the coding sequence GTGCGACGGTTGATGGTCACCGGCGGCGCCGGCTTCATCGGGTCCAACTTCGTGCGCTGGACCCTGGAGACGTATCCGGACGCGTATGTGCTGGTGTATGACAAGCTGACCTACGCGGGGAACCTGGACAACCTGAAGGACGTGGCGGAGAGATTCCAGGGGCGCTACGCCTTCATCCGCGGGGACATCTGCGACGCCCGGGCGGTCCGCGAGGCCATCCGCGCCCATCGCATCGAGGCCATCGTCAACTTCGCCGCCGAGTCCCACGTGGATCGCTCCCTGATGGAGCCGGGGAGCTTCGTGCAGACGGACGTCTTCGGGACCTACGTGCTGCTGGAGGCGGCGCGGGCCTTCGGCTTGCGCTACCATCAGGTCTCTACCGACGAGGTCTACGGTGAGGTGCTGGAGGGCGCCTCCACGGAGCGGGATCCCCTGATGCCGCGCAGCCCTTACTCGGCCAGCAAGGCGGGGGCGGATCTCCTCTGCCTGGCCTATTTCACCAGCTTCGGGGTCCCGGTGACCATCACCCGGGGCTCCAACAACATCGGCCCCTATCAGTATCCGGAGAAGTTCGTCCCCCTGTGCATCACCAACGCCATCGACGACGAGCCGCTGCCGGTTTATGGGGATGGCCAGCAGATGCGGGACTATCAATACGTGCTGGATCACTGCGAGGGGATCGATCTGGTGCTGCGGAGGGGGCAGCCGGGGGAGGTCTACAACCTGGGGACGGGGATCTCCACGCCGAACCTCGAGGTGGCGAAGCGGATCCTGGATCTTTTGGGGAAGCCGTATTCGCTGATCCGCCTGGTGCCGGACCGGCCGGGGCACGACCGGCGGTATGCGCTGGATATCTCGAAGATCGTGGCGTTGGGGTGGCGGAGCCGGCACACTTTGGACGAGGCGCTGGAGAAGACGGTGCGCTGGTATGTGGAGAACGAGTGGTGGTGGCGGAAGATCAAATCGGGGGAGTATCGGGAATACTACCGGCGCCAGTATGCGGAACGCCTGGCCCGAAGCCGGCCCGCCTTCTCCGGGTGA
- the dnaA gene encoding chromosomal replication initiator protein DnaA, whose protein sequence is MLGIENPNEVWQTVLESLQQQIPRPTFETWVKGTQVVSVRGDTFVIGARSAYARDWLAHRLRTVIARALAEALGRPVAVDFVVYENGRIQGPASNPGEEDASLASLWAQRLNPRYTFETFVVGPSNRLAHAAALAVAERPAQTYNPLFIYGGVGLGKTHLLHAIGHVCLRKGLRVLYVSSEEFTNDLINAIRAQTTDQFRDKYRSIDVLLIDDIQFIAGKESTQEEFFHTFNTLHSNGKQLVISSDRPPRALVTLEERLRSRFEWGLIADIQPPDLETRIAILRAKAEGLAVPVPDDVMEFIARQIQSNIRELEGALNRVVAYAQLMGLPLTMEAATRALADLLPRRRSLSIDQIIEVVADFYGVSAEAIRGPRRNKELVYPRQVAMYLAREETGASLPQIGEAFGGRDHTTVLYGIEKVQSELEHNERLRREIMAIRERLYREEK, encoded by the coding sequence ATGCTCGGGATCGAGAACCCAAACGAGGTCTGGCAGACGGTCCTGGAGTCGCTGCAACAACAGATCCCTCGCCCCACCTTTGAGACCTGGGTGAAGGGCACGCAGGTGGTTTCGGTGCGGGGGGACACCTTCGTCATCGGGGCCCGCAGCGCCTACGCCCGGGACTGGCTGGCCCATCGGCTGCGGACGGTGATCGCGCGGGCGCTGGCCGAGGCCCTGGGGCGCCCGGTGGCGGTGGACTTCGTGGTTTACGAGAACGGCCGAATCCAGGGCCCCGCCTCCAACCCGGGCGAGGAGGATGCTTCCCTCGCCTCCCTGTGGGCCCAGCGTTTGAACCCCCGCTACACCTTCGAGACTTTCGTGGTGGGCCCGAGCAACCGCCTGGCCCATGCGGCGGCCCTGGCGGTGGCCGAGCGCCCGGCCCAGACTTACAACCCTCTCTTCATTTACGGCGGGGTGGGGCTGGGCAAGACCCACCTGCTGCACGCCATCGGCCACGTCTGCCTGCGCAAGGGGCTGCGGGTGCTCTACGTCTCCTCCGAGGAGTTCACCAACGACCTGATCAACGCCATCCGGGCCCAGACCACCGACCAGTTCCGGGACAAGTATCGCTCCATCGACGTGCTGCTGATCGACGACATCCAGTTCATCGCCGGCAAGGAGAGCACGCAGGAGGAGTTCTTCCACACCTTCAACACGCTCCACAGCAACGGCAAGCAGCTGGTGATCTCCAGCGACCGCCCGCCCCGGGCCCTGGTGACCCTGGAGGAGCGGCTCCGCTCGCGGTTCGAGTGGGGGCTGATCGCCGACATCCAGCCGCCGGATTTGGAGACCCGCATCGCCATCCTGCGGGCGAAGGCTGAAGGGCTGGCCGTGCCGGTGCCGGACGATGTGATGGAGTTCATCGCCCGGCAGATCCAGAGCAACATCCGGGAGCTGGAGGGGGCGCTGAACCGGGTGGTGGCGTACGCGCAGTTGATGGGCTTGCCCCTGACCATGGAGGCGGCCACCCGGGCCCTGGCGGATCTGCTGCCCCGGCGCCGTTCCCTCTCCATCGATCAGATCATCGAGGTCGTGGCGGATTTCTACGGGGTTTCAGCGGAAGCCATTCGGGGGCCGCGGCGCAACAAGGAGCTGGTCTATCCCCGCCAGGTGGCGATGTATCTGGCCCGGGAGGAGACGGGGGCCTCGCTGCCGCAGATCGGCGAGGCCTTCGGGGGCCGCGATCACACCACAGTGCTCTACGGCATCGAGAAGGTGCAGAGCGAGCTGGAGCACAACGAGCGCCTGCGCCGGGAGATCATGGCCATCCGGGAACGGCTCTACCGAGAGGAGAAGTAG